From bacterium:
GCCTCCTGCCGCACGTGATGCACCTCGCCTTCCTCGGCGTGGTCCTCTCCCACCTCGTCAGCGCGGTGTACGGGGACCGGATCCCCGGCGTGGCGATCCCGCAGGGCGGGGTCGCCCTGGTGGGCGGCACCGGGCTGTCGATGCGTCTGGACCGGTTCGACGCGGTGATGGCGCCCGGGGGGTACCCGGGGAGTTTCTCCGCCACGGTCACCCTGTTCCGCGACAGGACCCCGGTGGCGCGCGGCGTCGTGCGGACGAACGAGCCGCTCTTCCACGAGGGGTACGGGATCTACGTCAAGAACTACGGGACGACGCCGTTCGGCGTCACATACGCCGTCTTCGACGCGAACCGCGACCCGGGGGCCAAGGCGATCCTCGCCGCCTCGCTCCTGTTCACCGCCGCGAACCTCCTCTACCTCTTCCCCTCCGGGAGGGACGATGCGTAAGCCGCTTCCGCTGCGAACGGGGGACGTGATCGCCGTCTGCGCCCCCGCGGGTCCCGTCGACGCCCGACGACTCGACCGGGGGATCGCCCGCCTGTCCGCGGCGGGGTTCGTCCCCGAGATCGCCGACGGCGTGCTCGCGGCCGACGGCTACATCGCGGGGAGCGACGCCCACCGGGCGCGCCAGTTCGAGTGGGCGCTGACCCTCCCCGAGGCGCGGGCGGTGATGGCGGCGCGCGGCGGCTACGGGACGACCCGCCTCCTCCCGTTGATCGACTGGAGGAAGGCGGTCCGGCGGCGGAAGCTCGTCGTGGGGTTCAGCGACCTGACGGCGGTCCTCGCGTACCTCTCCACGCGCCTCGGATTTCCGTGCCTCCACGGGCCGATGGCGGCGGCCGATCTCGCCTTGCGGTTCGACCCCGGGGCGCTCGACGCCTTCGCCCGCCTCGCGGCGGGGGAGGTCTCCCCGCGGGAGCCGTGGGGGGAGCCGACGGAGCGGATCCGCGGCGGGGCGGCGGAAGGGGTGCTCGCCGGCGGGTGCCTTTCCGTCCTCACGGCGCTCCTCGGGACGCCGTACGAGCCCCGTTTCCACGGCGCGCTCCTGTTCCTCGAAGACGTGGACGAGCCCGCCTACCGGATCGACCGGATGCTGACGCAGTGGGTGCAGTCCGGGAAGCTCTCGGGGATCACCGGGATCGTCGCCGGAAGGATGACGCCGGTGCGCGGCGAGTCGGAGGAGGGGATCCGGCGCGTCCTCCACGACGCCGGGAAGCGGCTCTCCGTCCCCGTCCGGTACGGGTTTCCCGCCGGCCACGCGGGGAAGAACGTCCCCCTGCCGTTCGGGGTGCGGGCGCGGATCGACGCGAAAGGGCGTCTCTTCCTGCTCGACTCCCCGGTGGAGGCGGAGTGACGGCCTCCCCCGCGGGAGCGACTCCGGGCTTCCGGGAGGCCGCGGACCTCCTTGACGGGGGCGTCCGGGAGGAAGCGTACTCCGCCGCGGCGCTGCTGGTCGGCCGGGGCGACGAGGTCCTCTTCGAGCGGTCCGCCGGGTACGGCCGGGCGGCGTCGCTGTTCGACATCGCCTCCCTCACCAAGCCGCTCACGGCCGCCCTCTTCCTCGTCCTGTCGCAGGAGGGGCACCTTTCCCCCGACGGCGTCGCCGCGGAGGTCCTCCCGTTCACGTCGCCCGATCCGAGGACGCGGGAGATCCGGTTCGCCCACCTCCTGTCCCACACGTCGGGACTTCCCGCCTGGCTCCCCCTGTACGAGAAGGTGATGGCGGCGGAAACGGCGGAAGGAAGGCCGCTCCTGGGGACGGCGGAGGGGCACGACCGCATTCTCGCCGAGGTCCTCTCCCTCCCGCTCTCGCGGGATCCCGGGGCCGGGTGGGAGTACAGCGATCTCGGGTACATGCTGCTCGGGCGGGCGATCGAGGTGGCCGGGTTCCGGTCGCTCGACCGGCTGCTCTCGGAAAAGGTCACCGCCCCGCTCGGGATGCGGGAGACCCGGTACCTTCCCCTTGCCTCGATCAGCGAGTGCGAGACGGGGCAGCTGATCCCGACGGGGTGGTCGAAGCTCCGGCAACGCGAGAAAGTGGGGGAGGCGGACGACGAGAACGCGGCCGCGATGGGGGGCGTGGCCGGGCACGCGGGGCTCTTCTCCACCGCCGGGGACCTGTTCCGGTTCGCCCGGGAGGTCGCGCGGGCCGGCAAGGGGGAGGGGCGGGTGCTGAGCCGTCCCTCCGCCGGGAGGATGACCACGCGCGTCGCGAAGCCGCCGGGATGCCCGCGAACCCTCGGGTTCGACACCCCCACGCCGCCGGACTCTCAGGCCGGGGAGCGCGTCCCCGCGGGCGCCGTGGGGCACCTCGGCTACACCGGCTGCTCGCTCTGGATCGATCCGGGCCGGGAGATCTCGGTGATTCTTCTGACCAACCGCGTGGTGTTCGGGAGCGAAAACCGGAAGCTGTCGGCGCTTCGCCCCCGGATCCACGACGCCGTATGGAAGGGGATCGCCGGTTGAAGAACGTCCACATGATCGCGGCGTGCGGCGTGGGGATGGCCTCCCTCGCCGGGATGCTGAAGGAGGCGGGGTGCCGGGTCACCGGGTCCGACGCGAACG
This genomic window contains:
- a CDS encoding cytochrome c biogenesis protein ResB, yielding MTALWGFLVSLKTCAWAGLGFCVAGAVGSVVMGRYPVLFADMDMQVFAGWFARKGFAAPAPTLWLYGLLAATGLLALNAACCTFERLVRILRGKVTMRRLLPHVMHLAFLGVVLSHLVSAVYGDRIPGVAIPQGGVALVGGTGLSMRLDRFDAVMAPGGYPGSFSATVTLFRDRTPVARGVVRTNEPLFHEGYGIYVKNYGTTPFGVTYAVFDANRDPGAKAILAASLLFTAANLLYLFPSGRDDA
- a CDS encoding LD-carboxypeptidase, translated to MRKPLPLRTGDVIAVCAPAGPVDARRLDRGIARLSAAGFVPEIADGVLAADGYIAGSDAHRARQFEWALTLPEARAVMAARGGYGTTRLLPLIDWRKAVRRRKLVVGFSDLTAVLAYLSTRLGFPCLHGPMAAADLALRFDPGALDAFARLAAGEVSPREPWGEPTERIRGGAAEGVLAGGCLSVLTALLGTPYEPRFHGALLFLEDVDEPAYRIDRMLTQWVQSGKLSGITGIVAGRMTPVRGESEEGIRRVLHDAGKRLSVPVRYGFPAGHAGKNVPLPFGVRARIDAKGRLFLLDSPVEAE
- a CDS encoding beta-lactamase family protein, whose protein sequence is MTASPAGATPGFREAADLLDGGVREEAYSAAALLVGRGDEVLFERSAGYGRAASLFDIASLTKPLTAALFLVLSQEGHLSPDGVAAEVLPFTSPDPRTREIRFAHLLSHTSGLPAWLPLYEKVMAAETAEGRPLLGTAEGHDRILAEVLSLPLSRDPGAGWEYSDLGYMLLGRAIEVAGFRSLDRLLSEKVTAPLGMRETRYLPLASISECETGQLIPTGWSKLRQREKVGEADDENAAAMGGVAGHAGLFSTAGDLFRFAREVARAGKGEGRVLSRPSAGRMTTRVAKPPGCPRTLGFDTPTPPDSQAGERVPAGAVGHLGYTGCSLWIDPGREISVILLTNRVVFGSENRKLSALRPRIHDAVWKGIAG